The Larus michahellis chromosome 16, bLarMic1.1, whole genome shotgun sequence genome has a segment encoding these proteins:
- the ECE1 gene encoding endothelin-converting enzyme 1 isoform X1, translating into MMSTYKRATLDDEDPLDSISESDGYPNGFQVNFRGSRSSPGCWAERTRSEKQLLVVVGVLGTVLAACLLGLIFQYRARSPAVCLSEACISVTSSILSSLDRAVNPCEDFFSYACGGWIKANPLPDGHSRWGTFNNLWEHNQAIMKHLLENTTANVSSEAERKAQRYYQACMNESKIEELRAAPLMDLIQKLGGWNITGPCAGDNFNATLREVTAHYRTSPFFSVYVSADSKNSNSNVIQVDQSGLGLPSRDYYLNKTENEKVLAGYLNYMVQLGMYLGGTDEESTRQQMQQILDFETALANITIPQEKHRDEEVIYHKMTAGDLKELAPAVDWMPFLSTVFYPVELNESEPVVVYAKEYLEQVSDLILATDKCLLNNYMIWNLVRKTSPFLDQRFQDAEEKFMEVMYGTKKTCLPRWKFCISDTDNNLGFALGAMFVKATFAEDSKQVAEEMIAEIKTAFEESLETLQWMDEETRKSAKEKADAIYNMIGYPKFIMDPKELDKVFNDYEAVSDLYFENVMQFYNFSARVTADQLRKPPNRDQWSMTPPTVNAYYSPTKNEIVFPAGILQAPFYTRASPKSLNFGGIGVVVGHELTHAFDDQGREYDKDGNLRPWWKNSSVEAFKRQTACMVEQYGNYTINGEAVNGKHTLGENIADNGGLKAAYRAYQNWLKKNGEEETLPTLGLTNHQLFFVGFAQVWCSVRTPESSHEGLITDPHSPSRFRVIGTVSNSREFAEHFGCPLGSPMNPPKKCEVW; encoded by the exons ATG ATGTCGACCTACAAGCGGGCGACGCTGGACGACGAAGACCCCCTGGACTCCATCAGTGAAAGCGATGGGTACCCCAACGGCTTCCAG GTGAACTTCCGCGGCTCGAGGAGCAGCCCGGGGTGCTGGGCTGAGCGGACGCGCTCCgagaagcagctgctggtggtggtgggggtgctggggaccgtGCTGGCCGCGTGTCTACTGGGTCTCATCTTCCAGTACAGAGCCC GGTCGCCCGCCGTGTGCCTGTCGGAAGCCTGCATCTCCGTCACCAGCTCCATCCTCAGCTCGCTGGACCGGGCGGTGAATCCCTGCGAAGACTTTTTCAGCTACGCCTGCGGGGGCTGGATCAAGGCCAACCCCCTCCCCGATGGCCACTCGCGCTGGGGCACCTTCAACAACCTCTGGGAGCACAACCAGGCCATCATGAAGCATCTGCTGG AAAACACCACGGCCAACGTGTCGAGCGAGGCGGAGCGCAAGGCGCAGCGTTACTACCAAGCCTGCATGAACGAGAGCAAGATCGAGGAGCTGCGCGCTGCCCCGCTCATGGACCTCATCCAAAAG CTGGGCGGCTGGAACATCACGGGTCCCTGCGCAGGGGACAACTTCAACGCGACGCTGCGGGAGGTGACAGCACATTACCGCACCTCGCCCTTCTTCTCCGTCTACGTCAGCGCCGACTCCAAAAACTCCAACAGCAACGTCATCCAGGTGGATCAGTCGGGGCTAGGCCTGCCGTCGCGGGATTACTACCTGAACAAGACGGAGAACGAGAAG GTGCTCGCCGGGTACCTGAACTACATGGTGCAGCTGGGGATGTACCTGGGCGGCACCGATGAGGAGTCGACGCGGCAGCAGATGCAGCAGATCTTGGATTTTGAGACGGCGTTGGCCAACATCACCATCCCGCAGGAGAAACACCGGGATGAGGAGGTCATCTACCATAAAATGACAGCCGGAGACCTAAAG GAGCTGGCGCCAGCCGTGGACTGGATGCCCTTCCTCTCCACTGTCTTCTACCCGGTGGAGCTCAACGAGTCGGAGCCCGTCGTGGTCTACGCCAAGGAGTACCTGGAGCAGGTCTCCGACCTCATCCTGGCCACCGATAAATG TCTCCTCAACAACTACATGATCTGGAACCTGGTGCGGAAAACCAGCCCCTTCCTTGACCAGCGCTTCCAGGATGCTGAGGAAAAATTCATGGAAGTGATGTACGGGACAAAGAAG ACCTGCCTCCCGCGCTGGAAATTTTGCATCAGCGACACGGACAACAACCTGGGCTTCGCCCTGGGGGCCATGTTCGTCAAGGCCACCTTCGCCGAGGACAGCAAGCAGGTG GCAGAGGAAATGATCGCGGAGATTAAAACAGCCTTcgaggaaagcctggagaccttGCAATGGATGGACGAAGAGACGAGGAAATCAGCCAAAGAGAAG GCAGATGCCATCTACAACATGATCGGCTACCCCAAGTTCATCATGGACCCCAAGGAGCTGGATAAAGTTTTTAATGAT TACGAGGCTGTGTCTGACCTCTACTTCGAGAACGTCATGCAGTTCTACAACTTCTCAGCCAGGGTCACCGCCGACCAGCTTCGCAAACCACCCAACCGGGACCA GTGGAGCATGACGCCTCCGACCGTCAACGCATACTACTCTCCCACCAAGAATGAGATCGTCTTCCCTGCCGGCATCCTCCAGGCCCCTTTTTACACCCGGGCGTCTCCCAA GTCACTGAATTTTGGTGGGATTGGCGTGGTGGTGGGTCATGAGTTGACGCATGCCTTCGATGACCAAG GGCGGGAATATGACAAGGATGGCAACCTGCGTCCCTGGTGGAAGAACTCCTCGGTGGAGGCCTTCAAGCGGCAGACAGCGTGCATGGTGGAGCAGTACGGCAACTACACCATCAATGGCGAGGCTGTCAACGGCAAGCACACCCTCGGGGAGAACATCGCTGACAACGGTGGCCTCAAAGCTGCCTACCGG GCATATCAAAACTGGCTGAAAAAGAATGGGGAAGAGGAAACCCTCCCAACTCTCGGCCTCACCAACCACCAGCTCTTCTTCGTTGGCTTCGCCCAG GTGTGGTGTTCGGTTCGCACGCCGGAGAGCTCGCACGAGGGGCTCATCACcgacccccacagcccctcgcgTTTCCGCGTCATCGGCACAGTCTCCAACTCCCGGGAGTTCGCGGAGCATTTCGGCTGCCCCCTCGGCTCCCCCATGAACCCCCCCAAGAAATGCGAAGTCTGGTGA
- the ECE1 gene encoding endothelin-converting enzyme 1 isoform X2 has product MSTYKRATLDDEDPLDSISESDGYPNGFQVNFRGSRSSPGCWAERTRSEKQLLVVVGVLGTVLAACLLGLIFQYRARSPAVCLSEACISVTSSILSSLDRAVNPCEDFFSYACGGWIKANPLPDGHSRWGTFNNLWEHNQAIMKHLLENTTANVSSEAERKAQRYYQACMNESKIEELRAAPLMDLIQKLGGWNITGPCAGDNFNATLREVTAHYRTSPFFSVYVSADSKNSNSNVIQVDQSGLGLPSRDYYLNKTENEKVLAGYLNYMVQLGMYLGGTDEESTRQQMQQILDFETALANITIPQEKHRDEEVIYHKMTAGDLKELAPAVDWMPFLSTVFYPVELNESEPVVVYAKEYLEQVSDLILATDKCLLNNYMIWNLVRKTSPFLDQRFQDAEEKFMEVMYGTKKTCLPRWKFCISDTDNNLGFALGAMFVKATFAEDSKQVAEEMIAEIKTAFEESLETLQWMDEETRKSAKEKADAIYNMIGYPKFIMDPKELDKVFNDYEAVSDLYFENVMQFYNFSARVTADQLRKPPNRDQWSMTPPTVNAYYSPTKNEIVFPAGILQAPFYTRASPKSLNFGGIGVVVGHELTHAFDDQGREYDKDGNLRPWWKNSSVEAFKRQTACMVEQYGNYTINGEAVNGKHTLGENIADNGGLKAAYRAYQNWLKKNGEEETLPTLGLTNHQLFFVGFAQVWCSVRTPESSHEGLITDPHSPSRFRVIGTVSNSREFAEHFGCPLGSPMNPPKKCEVW; this is encoded by the exons ATGTCGACCTACAAGCGGGCGACGCTGGACGACGAAGACCCCCTGGACTCCATCAGTGAAAGCGATGGGTACCCCAACGGCTTCCAG GTGAACTTCCGCGGCTCGAGGAGCAGCCCGGGGTGCTGGGCTGAGCGGACGCGCTCCgagaagcagctgctggtggtggtgggggtgctggggaccgtGCTGGCCGCGTGTCTACTGGGTCTCATCTTCCAGTACAGAGCCC GGTCGCCCGCCGTGTGCCTGTCGGAAGCCTGCATCTCCGTCACCAGCTCCATCCTCAGCTCGCTGGACCGGGCGGTGAATCCCTGCGAAGACTTTTTCAGCTACGCCTGCGGGGGCTGGATCAAGGCCAACCCCCTCCCCGATGGCCACTCGCGCTGGGGCACCTTCAACAACCTCTGGGAGCACAACCAGGCCATCATGAAGCATCTGCTGG AAAACACCACGGCCAACGTGTCGAGCGAGGCGGAGCGCAAGGCGCAGCGTTACTACCAAGCCTGCATGAACGAGAGCAAGATCGAGGAGCTGCGCGCTGCCCCGCTCATGGACCTCATCCAAAAG CTGGGCGGCTGGAACATCACGGGTCCCTGCGCAGGGGACAACTTCAACGCGACGCTGCGGGAGGTGACAGCACATTACCGCACCTCGCCCTTCTTCTCCGTCTACGTCAGCGCCGACTCCAAAAACTCCAACAGCAACGTCATCCAGGTGGATCAGTCGGGGCTAGGCCTGCCGTCGCGGGATTACTACCTGAACAAGACGGAGAACGAGAAG GTGCTCGCCGGGTACCTGAACTACATGGTGCAGCTGGGGATGTACCTGGGCGGCACCGATGAGGAGTCGACGCGGCAGCAGATGCAGCAGATCTTGGATTTTGAGACGGCGTTGGCCAACATCACCATCCCGCAGGAGAAACACCGGGATGAGGAGGTCATCTACCATAAAATGACAGCCGGAGACCTAAAG GAGCTGGCGCCAGCCGTGGACTGGATGCCCTTCCTCTCCACTGTCTTCTACCCGGTGGAGCTCAACGAGTCGGAGCCCGTCGTGGTCTACGCCAAGGAGTACCTGGAGCAGGTCTCCGACCTCATCCTGGCCACCGATAAATG TCTCCTCAACAACTACATGATCTGGAACCTGGTGCGGAAAACCAGCCCCTTCCTTGACCAGCGCTTCCAGGATGCTGAGGAAAAATTCATGGAAGTGATGTACGGGACAAAGAAG ACCTGCCTCCCGCGCTGGAAATTTTGCATCAGCGACACGGACAACAACCTGGGCTTCGCCCTGGGGGCCATGTTCGTCAAGGCCACCTTCGCCGAGGACAGCAAGCAGGTG GCAGAGGAAATGATCGCGGAGATTAAAACAGCCTTcgaggaaagcctggagaccttGCAATGGATGGACGAAGAGACGAGGAAATCAGCCAAAGAGAAG GCAGATGCCATCTACAACATGATCGGCTACCCCAAGTTCATCATGGACCCCAAGGAGCTGGATAAAGTTTTTAATGAT TACGAGGCTGTGTCTGACCTCTACTTCGAGAACGTCATGCAGTTCTACAACTTCTCAGCCAGGGTCACCGCCGACCAGCTTCGCAAACCACCCAACCGGGACCA GTGGAGCATGACGCCTCCGACCGTCAACGCATACTACTCTCCCACCAAGAATGAGATCGTCTTCCCTGCCGGCATCCTCCAGGCCCCTTTTTACACCCGGGCGTCTCCCAA GTCACTGAATTTTGGTGGGATTGGCGTGGTGGTGGGTCATGAGTTGACGCATGCCTTCGATGACCAAG GGCGGGAATATGACAAGGATGGCAACCTGCGTCCCTGGTGGAAGAACTCCTCGGTGGAGGCCTTCAAGCGGCAGACAGCGTGCATGGTGGAGCAGTACGGCAACTACACCATCAATGGCGAGGCTGTCAACGGCAAGCACACCCTCGGGGAGAACATCGCTGACAACGGTGGCCTCAAAGCTGCCTACCGG GCATATCAAAACTGGCTGAAAAAGAATGGGGAAGAGGAAACCCTCCCAACTCTCGGCCTCACCAACCACCAGCTCTTCTTCGTTGGCTTCGCCCAG GTGTGGTGTTCGGTTCGCACGCCGGAGAGCTCGCACGAGGGGCTCATCACcgacccccacagcccctcgcgTTTCCGCGTCATCGGCACAGTCTCCAACTCCCGGGAGTTCGCGGAGCATTTCGGCTGCCCCCTCGGCTCCCCCATGAACCCCCCCAAGAAATGCGAAGTCTGGTGA